The genome window TGGCCGATTTTACCTTTTTTGTTAAAGAAAACCCCTTGCGAAACAGCGGGCTCGGTCTGTTGACAGAATCTTCTTTAAAGCCCGGGGTTATCCATTTGGCTTTCCAGTCGGCAGCGGTAAGCATGCCCATTTGCCAGGTTGCAGGTTCGCTCCAGGCAGAGGCCTTACCGGTATTATCCCAAATCCGAACTTGCCACATATATTTTTGACCGGCTGCCAGCGGCTCGCCTTTGTAAGTTATGTACATAGACTCGTCAGACATTATCTTACCTGTTTTCCAAACCTCATGCTTCCCCTTGCCAATGCTGCTTACTCTTAGCTCATATGCTGTTTGCATTACATTGCGTTTATCACCTGCATTGAGCTGCCAGCTGAACCGCGGATTTAAGACATCTATACTGATCGGGTCAATTTTGTTTTCTGTTAATAAATACCGCACCTTAACCTGCGCCATACAAATGCTGGCGAGGTGAGCGGCAATAAATAGTAAAATTATTTTTCTCATGTGATTAATTAGGATATAGTAATATTTAAATTGGTTAGGCAAGTTAATGAATTTGCGTTCAGTTAACTATCCTTTACTGTCTTAACGCGGCGCCGGGAAACGCATTCTTGGGGAGGAATGTTGGCGGGCACTGGTTTTATTTAACCCTGAATAAGACAGAGGAACGGAATAAAAATGGGAAGGCCTTATTTTTGTATTGTCATTTATTTAGCTTTACTTTTTTTAAAGCAGAATTGATTACAGCAAATGAAAAATTATTTAAAAATTATTAAAATAGATGAATATTCCATTACGCCTAAATATCTGCAGATCAGCAACTCTATTTTAAGAGGCGTGGAGGACCAGAGTATTGAAAAAGATGACATTCTGCCGTCCATCAACGACCTGAGCATTGCACTTGAGGTTTCCCGTAACACCATTGAACGTGCTTATAAAGAGTTAAGAAGATACAATGTAATTACTTCTGTTGCAGGCAAAGGGTATTTTATCTCCAATATTTCATTTGATCAGCCTGTTAAAGTTTTGCTGCTGTTTAATAAGCTTAGCAGCCATAAGAAAATTATTTACGACGCCTTTGCCGAAACACTCGGCAGCAATGCGGCCATTGATTTTTATATTTATAATAATGATTTTAATGTTTTCAAAAAACTGCTGGCCAACAGCACAGAACACTACTCTAAATTGGTTATAATTCCGCATTTTATTGAAAATGCCGAAAATGCTTTTGCCGTAATTAATGAATTGCCAAAAGACAAGCTGATTTTAATGGATAAATTACCGGAGGGGGTTACAGGATCTTTTGGTGCAGTTTACGAAAACTTTGAGCAAGACATTTATTACGCCCTTGAGCAGCTGCTGGAACAACTGAGTAAATATCATACCTTAAAAATTATTTTTCCGGAGCACAGCTATTATTCCAAAGAGATTCTAACCGGTTTTTTAAGCTTTTGCGGCCAGTACGCCTTTGAATACGACATTATCCATCACCTTAAAAACGAACAGCTGCAGCCCGGGACCGTATATATAAATTTAATGGAGGATCACCTGGTGGAACTTATAGAAAAAATCATCGGTGACAGACTGAAGATCGGTGAGGAAATTGGGGTGATCAGCTATAATGAGACGCCACTGAAAAAAATCATCCTGAACGGCATCACAACTATATCTACAGATTTTAAATTAATGGGTGAAAAAACGGCTGAAATAGCATTGAATGGCAGCAAGGAACATGTTGCTATCCCCTTTAAGGTTACCCGACGCCACTCGCTGTAGTTAGTAGGGTATCACTAAGCTCATCGTGCAACCTTTGCCTGCCTCGCTTTCAACGCTGATACTTCCACCATGTAACTGGATCAATTGCCGGCACAAATACAATCCCAACCCTGTACCTGGTTTGCGGTTAATGCCTTTGGTCTGGTAATAGCGTGTAAATAATTGGGCCTGCTGATCCTTGGGGATTCCGTAACCTGTATCGGCTATGGCTATTTTCAGCAACACTTTTTGATTGTTGCTCCTATCAATGGTCGCTATAACTTTTACCCCACCGTTATCGGTGTATTTAATAGCATTGCTCAACAGGTTAATCAACACCTGTTTTAATCTGAGGGAATCGCCGTTAACTTTAGTTTTTAAATCACCGGTAAATTCAGTTGTCAAATAAATGTGTTTTTTTTCGGCCATAAACCGCATCGTCTCCACAGCGTCCGTCAATTCTTTAAAAGGTTCAAAGTCAGTCTTTACCAATACTTCGGTTTGCTGTTGTTCAAGCTTGCTTACGTCTAAAACATTATTCACGGTTTCCAATAACATGGAAGAAGAAAGATTGATGGACGCTGTTTTCTTTTCCTGATCGGCAGTTAAGGGGGTTTTATTTAACATATACACCGCTCCGTTAATGGCCATCAGCTTATTGCGAATCTCGTGGCTCATAATAGCAAGTATCTCTGATTTTTGCCCGGCAAGCGCAACGGCTCTTTCATTTTCCGTTATATAACCCTGCTCCGCTTCGCCTGCCTTATTGATGTAGATGATCAATAAGATAATAAAGATCAATATAAGGGAAATTGCTACCCCAATGAAGCTATTCATATCATCAGTGGTGCTTTTGTATTGCTGTAAAATATTGTCCCTGCCTTTTTCCCATGCTGCCTGGTTAATATTTTTTAGTTGTTGTAAAAGCTGTTGAAGCTCAGCAAGCAGGTTCAGATTAGCCCCAATCAACTGCTCACCGGACATGAGCATATAGCTGTTTTGCCGGTTTAACTGTTGCAGTAGTTTTGCCAAAGAACGCCCATCTTTTTTGCCGTTAAAGCCTGCAACTGAATCACGGATTTGCTTTTCTTTCCTGATAGTTAGCGTTTTAACTACAACCTGGTTTTTATTTGATATCGCATCTTTTAACCGCCGCAATAAGCCGCTTTTATTTACCACGTTGCTAATTTTCACAGTGGTATCGGCTTTGTTGCCGGATGCCTTTGCTTTCAAAAAGCCACCTACGCCCAGGCCGTTTACCGGTTTACTAAGGCTTGCTATAGTTGTAACGTTAAGCAATGAATCAAAATGATGCTTGAGTTCAAATACCTGCTGTGATATTTTTAGTTTTTGCTCAAACGAACGCGCGATCTGCTGCTTGCTTCCCTTAAGATATTGAGCGCTGTCTGCATTAAATTTTTTTTGTACTGCTTCAATGCGTACAAAAATATTTTTTAGCTTGCTCTTGTATTCCTCCAGTTTTTCAGGATGGCCCTGCAAACCTGCCTGGAAATCATTTTCAGCACTGCTAAGATCAAGCAAAATATTGCTGATCTCAGGCTCCCTGGACGGTTCTTTTAGCTGGGCACCAAGTTTATCAAGCTTTTGGGTAATGGTATGTTTCAATACAAAAGACCCTACAGTAATAATGAAAGTAAACAGCAGGAAAATAATAAACAGCTTGCGCAACGTTTTTGCAGCTAACCCCTGCACCTCTAAATTTTTACCCATCAACAAAGCCCCTTTTTCTGTAAATACCTGTTCCGGACATAAGAGATTTAACGTCAAAACAGGTGGATAAATATATCGAAAAATTCAACTGGAAAACTATTTATCAAAGATAAAATCCGCATTTTAAAACGGCGAGGTATTCCATTAAAACAAAAAATGATACTAAAAACAGAGCCTCTCCGGCGCAAACCCAACCGCGTCCACTATGACAAAGATCATTTTTCCGTCTGCTGCCGGTCACTAAAGTACCTGGTTATGTTCAATAGCTTTACAATATTGCTGTAAGCTGTGAATGCCTTCCTTATTGAAGAGGCCTCCGGCAAGACCTAAAATGTTAAGCTCATGAAAAAAATAAGCGCGGCCTTTGACGGGTTAAGATTCTCTGATGGAACACTGCAATATGCTATTAAAATAGCTGAAGCAAGCAAGGCGCTGCTCTCCGGGGTTTTTCTCGAATCATTTCTTTATCATGGCTATAAATTAAATGATATGGTTGGTGAACACGGCATATCAGAGGTTAAAATGAAACATTTAGCAGAAAAAGACAATGAGGTGAGGCTTAAATCGGCAGATCTTTTTAAAGATACCTGCAAAAAGGAGCACATTAATTATACCATTCATCATGATAAAAACTTTGCAGAGCTTGAACTGCTTAGAGAAAGCATTTACAGCGATTTAATATTGATTAGCGCGGATGAAACTTTGAGCCAGATTACAACCCCAAGGCCCACACCATTTATCCGGCAGTTTTTAGCGGAAACGCAATGCCCGGCGCTAATAGTGCCCCGGGTATATAAACCTATTAAAAAAGTGATCTTGTTGTTTGATGGGAAACCCTCTTCGGTATTTGCTATTAAGATGTTTAACTACCTGATGCCATGGCTGCGAAGCATGGCCACAGAAGTGGTATCCGTAACTGACCCGGACGATAAGAGTCCGCTACCGGATGAAACATTGCTTAGAGAGTTTATTCAATGCCACTACCCCGAAGCCACATATACCCTGCTGAAAGGCAACCCTGAGCAAGCCATTATAACCTACCTGAAATCCATTGACCATGATTTCCTGGTAGTTTTGGGAGCTTATCACAGGAGCCAGGTCTCCCGGTGGTTTAAAACCAGCCTGGCAGATATATTAATGAAAGAAATTGACATGCCGTTATTTGTAGCGCATAATAAATAAACCAATTATGGAAAAAATACTTGTCACTACCGACCAATCATCCAACTCAAAATCAGCAATCAGGTACGCGGCTAAACTGGCCAAACTACGGCATGCCGAATTAGTGATCCTGCAGGTATATCATCTGCTAAAACCATTTAAATGGAGTGATGCCGCCTTTGAAAAATATGCAGATGAGTTTAAGCAAAAAACCACCGCCGAATTAAATGCTTTCGTAAAAGACGTTTGCCGTACGGCAGATCAGCCTGCGGTGCGCTATCAAATAGCACTGCACGATAATTTTGATACGGTCGATGGCATTATTGAATATTCCGCCGCGCATAACTGCAAATATATTTGCATCAGTACACGCGGCGCAGGCGCCTTCAAAAAAATATTTGGAACCAATACCAGCAAACTCATCAACAGATCAGAAACCCCTGTGTTATGTATCCCAAGCGCCTATCGCACAAAACCTATAAAGCACGTCCTGTACGCTTCAGACATGACGGATTATGAAAGAGAACTATTACAGGTCGTCGAATTTGCACGCCCGGTTAAGGCTACGGTTGAATTGCTGCACGTTTTTTATCCATATGAGTTTTTAGGGGATAAAGCTTTAACGGAGGCTTCGTTGAAGAAAAAGGCCAATTATGGCATAAGTGTGCATAACCTGAAAAGAGATGTTACCAATGCGCTGCTGGACGATATTGGCGCCGCTGTTAAAGCAAGTAAGCCATCGTTGCTGGTACTTTTTACACACCAGGCCAGACCTCTGTTTGAGCGGCTGCTGTTCCCTGGTAATGCTGAAGAATATTCATTTTATGGAAACATACCGCTGCTTACCTTTAATAAATCGCCGGTAATTAATTAATGGGGCCTTCAATATACATAGGGTCTGCGTTTGAACTGTCATTTAGTTGCGTTAAAAAACATGAAAATAAGATATCCGCTCAAATATCCCTATGCCCTTTCAACAGCTGATATTGCGCTTTCATTTCAAACAGATCCTGCAATGGGGTTATCTGAAGCCGAGGCATTAAAACGCAACAAATTGTTCGGATCAAACAGTTATAAAACGCGCCGTCAAAAAAGCACTGTGCTTATACTTATTCAGCAGTTTAAAAGTCCCATTGTTTATTTGCTGATTTTTGGTGCATTTGTTTCCTTTTATTTTAGCGACTATTTGGAAACCGCAGCCATTGTAGCGGTAATCCTCATTAATGCCATTATAGGCTTCTTTATGG of Mucilaginibacter xinganensis contains these proteins:
- a CDS encoding GntR family transcriptional regulator, with protein sequence MKNYLKIIKIDEYSITPKYLQISNSILRGVEDQSIEKDDILPSINDLSIALEVSRNTIERAYKELRRYNVITSVAGKGYFISNISFDQPVKVLLLFNKLSSHKKIIYDAFAETLGSNAAIDFYIYNNDFNVFKKLLANSTEHYSKLVIIPHFIENAENAFAVINELPKDKLILMDKLPEGVTGSFGAVYENFEQDIYYALEQLLEQLSKYHTLKIIFPEHSYYSKEILTGFLSFCGQYAFEYDIIHHLKNEQLQPGTVYINLMEDHLVELIEKIIGDRLKIGEEIGVISYNETPLKKIILNGITTISTDFKLMGEKTAEIALNGSKEHVAIPFKVTRRHSL
- a CDS encoding sensor histidine kinase, translating into MGKNLEVQGLAAKTLRKLFIIFLLFTFIITVGSFVLKHTITQKLDKLGAQLKEPSREPEISNILLDLSSAENDFQAGLQGHPEKLEEYKSKLKNIFVRIEAVQKKFNADSAQYLKGSKQQIARSFEQKLKISQQVFELKHHFDSLLNVTTIASLSKPVNGLGVGGFLKAKASGNKADTTVKISNVVNKSGLLRRLKDAISNKNQVVVKTLTIRKEKQIRDSVAGFNGKKDGRSLAKLLQQLNRQNSYMLMSGEQLIGANLNLLAELQQLLQQLKNINQAAWEKGRDNILQQYKSTTDDMNSFIGVAISLILIFIILLIIYINKAGEAEQGYITENERAVALAGQKSEILAIMSHEIRNKLMAINGAVYMLNKTPLTADQEKKTASINLSSSMLLETVNNVLDVSKLEQQQTEVLVKTDFEPFKELTDAVETMRFMAEKKHIYLTTEFTGDLKTKVNGDSLRLKQVLINLLSNAIKYTDNGGVKVIATIDRSNNQKVLLKIAIADTGYGIPKDQQAQLFTRYYQTKGINRKPGTGLGLYLCRQLIQLHGGSISVESEAGKGCTMSLVIPY
- a CDS encoding universal stress protein, with product MKKISAAFDGLRFSDGTLQYAIKIAEASKALLSGVFLESFLYHGYKLNDMVGEHGISEVKMKHLAEKDNEVRLKSADLFKDTCKKEHINYTIHHDKNFAELELLRESIYSDLILISADETLSQITTPRPTPFIRQFLAETQCPALIVPRVYKPIKKVILLFDGKPSSVFAIKMFNYLMPWLRSMATEVVSVTDPDDKSPLPDETLLREFIQCHYPEATYTLLKGNPEQAIITYLKSIDHDFLVVLGAYHRSQVSRWFKTSLADILMKEIDMPLFVAHNK
- a CDS encoding universal stress protein — its product is MEKILVTTDQSSNSKSAIRYAAKLAKLRHAELVILQVYHLLKPFKWSDAAFEKYADEFKQKTTAELNAFVKDVCRTADQPAVRYQIALHDNFDTVDGIIEYSAAHNCKYICISTRGAGAFKKIFGTNTSKLINRSETPVLCIPSAYRTKPIKHVLYASDMTDYERELLQVVEFARPVKATVELLHVFYPYEFLGDKALTEASLKKKANYGISVHNLKRDVTNALLDDIGAAVKASKPSLLVLFTHQARPLFERLLFPGNAEEYSFYGNIPLLTFNKSPVIN